The sequence AACAACGTTATCAATAAAAACCTAATTTTCATAGTCCCTGAAACATAGTATCCAAAAAAACGTGAAACATAACTTGCATAAATCAAGATGAACAAAGCTGAAACATAACTTTGATAGTCTCTGAAACATAACTTGCATAAATCAAGATGAATAAAGCTTGCGTAAACAGAACTTGCATAAAGTCTGAAACATAGTAACCCAAAAAAAACCGGAAACATAACTTGCATAAATCAACATAAACAAAGCTTGCATGAAACGAACTGAGTATCCTATATTGCTCGATCACATGTTCTCCTATCGTGCCCTCGAATCCCACATCGGCTACATTTGCGACCTTTAGAGCCTTGATTTCCTTGTGACGAACGGATCTTATCTTCGGCTGTCTCGTATCTGCGTTTCTTTCTTCTACCTGCAGCTCGTCTAGACTCTGGAGGAAGGACTTTCGTCTGCTCCACATGAGATGGAACAGTCCAAGCATCTTCAGGGACACCAATAGGATTTATGCTTTCTTCATAAGCCGTGCGCCATGACGCAGTAGTGTATATGTCGTCTGTGAGTGTGTGTGCTTGTATTCCAACACTGAAGCCTGCTTTTATGGCGTGCCTGCATGGGATTTTCATCAGATCAAACTTCCCACAAGAACACGTGCGTCTGACCAAGTCAACCATGCAGTCAAAAGTGTCACCTTGAACCAAAAACCTGTCATCGCTAATCGGGAAGACCTTAAACTTTTTACCCTTCTCAATCCTTCTGTctatcttcttctccacagcaaTGGTCAGTGGCTTCGAGTGCTTATAACTTAAAGTTCTACGTTGGAAAAACCATCGAGTCATCATTTCCCTAATGCTGTCCATTAGAGGTATTACTGGAAACTCTCTAGGCGTACGCAAAGCAGAATTTATCGACTCCGCAGGGTTAGTAGTGTTGATATCATACCTGTAACCCGGGAATTGACAACGAGCCCACTTCCTCACATCGGCTTCTATTAGATAATTTCCAATTTCAGGACTAATAGAGTAAATAGCAGTGAACAGCTTACGAAAATCAGCAGCTCGATAAGctttagaagcctttgcaaccaAACCAGCCACACCTTTCCCACTAAAATATGTTACGACATTATTCAGCAAGTGGTGAATGCAAATTCCGTGATGAGCTTGCGGGTACACGTTAGCAATAGCTTTAGCAATCGAGGAATTCCTATCAGACACAAAAGCTAAACTATGCTCGTCAGCAATGACCGCATTAAGTTGTCTCATAAACCAGTTCCACGCAAGGTCATTCTCTGAGTCGACAACTCCAAATGCAATAGGATATAAATTAGAGTTTCCATCTAATGCAGTAGCAACCAGTAATACCCCTTTGTATTTGCTCTTCAAGAACGTCCCATCCACAACAATAACTTTCCGAATTGCAACATAGAAACCGCGAAGACTCTGACCAAAGGAGATGAAGAGGAATCTGAATCGCCCTTCAGAATCCCTTTCATAAGACGTGTGTGACCCTGGATTAGCTTCCCTCATCATGTGCAAGTATTTGGGAATTTTTTCATAGCCTTCCTCTGGAAGGCCTTTCACTTTGTTGATTGCATACTCACGTGCATCCCATGCCAAAGAATAGGATATCTCAAGTCCATGTTCTGAACGCATATACTGGACTATATCATTAGATCTCGGCCCTTCTTTAGCAGTTTCATACATATGCATAACCAGAGTACCAATTGTTTTTGCTGAAGCTGTCCGAACAGAACCCTTCCTTTTGGATGCAGCACATGAATGATGAGGTACATActttttgatgataaaataagatGAACCAGGTAACCCCTCTGCACGAACACGCCAGCTGCAATCATCATCTGCGCAACGAATGTACCACATTTTTTTATCCGACTTGACAAGATTATAGTCGAAATTATGTTTCATTGCACATATTTCGAATGCTGCCTTCAAAAGCGTTTTCGAAATAAAATGTTGACCCTCCTTCACAAAATCCACCAAAGAAAATCGCACATCATTTCCATTGGTCTTCTCTTTGTCACACCATTCAACCTCTTCTTGTGAATCCATAGTTTAGATAGGAAAAaattagagaagaagaaaaaaaaaaaagaaatcgtgAGACAACGATGAAAAAGACCACAATTTaggaaaaataacaattaaaaaaggaaaacaaaatatttaaaagatttagaGAATATTTCATAACCGTTTTTACCAAGATTTCCGGATTTAGTTTACTAACCGTTATAGAACTTGCATTCTACCAATTtagaaaatagaataataaataGGATGTTATATACTACTATAGTAGATACAAAGACATGTTGTAGATTGTATTTTCTTGCGTGGTTTATAATAAGGAaggatttagattttattttctagCGCGGTTGATGAGATGACATTGTTTAGTGTTTTAAATCTACCAGAAATATAGAGCATAGAGGAAATCGTGAACTTCATATTCTGCCTTACTAGTTGTATACGTTTCCGTTATAATATGCAGCCTACATGCCTTAGAACATTGTGTTTCTTTCAGATTACGTATTCTAAACCGCCGTAGATGGCAGATATGGTTAACTAGCACATTTAGccaatttttcaaattattatgtaaacatcttttgatgtcaaaaatatttttctcacaTGTACATGCTTATCTATATTAAGTTAActatttttccatattttttttctttgtaaaaaaaatcttatgaatttttatatacaaaaagggTAGTCACTGTCCAAATGTGTGAAAAGTTAATTTAGTTCTAAGGGGACAATACTTTAGAGATTTAGATCCATATTGGCAAATTtcccttttaattttctataGATTTCCTTGTTTGTAAATGTTCCTTTTTCAGAATGATTTCCTCTCTATTTATAAGAAGTTGGCTAGgtatttttcatttcttttgctGATTTGATTTTCTCTTACCGTTTTTACTGCTGGACCGAATTCGTTTACTCAGTGAGTACTGATAATAGAATAACTTGTCTCTAATAATAAATCCCTCAGTTTATTTCAAAAGACATAATCGTTTTCGTTGAACTAGAAAGAATAGtttcatctaatctattaatttagggttctatttttatctaccattagCAAGTCATAGTAGGACCACCTAAACAAAATGgttaatatgacatatttgattatttacattaataataaaccaactataaatttgaattttattttttaattataacaaaatctgttgagaaagaatctaacaaaattttacttaaaatttaaatatttttataaaataacatattaattaattttgtaattaataatataatattgttataaatcaatgttaactaaaattttattattaaaaaaagaaaataaaaaattatatactattttttaataaattatataattagattctgtattatataaaaatagaagttcTATAAGAgttaaatatgatataattatattaaataggtaaattaaaaaaaattattttttaattgtttcatttaaataaattagcactcatcattaaaatgagttaaaaatcgtatactatataatatttttatacaaaaataatttttttaaagatatgttaaacttttatatctacaactttgtattatcttttatttattttgaaactcttgaaaatattttttaaaatgtttatatacaaagatataatattatataataacctttaattcatatactatttaaaaatatgttattagaaaactatgaaattttaatagttcaaatcaaattataattataatattttcttaattataacaaaatctgttgagaaaatttagaaaatatccccaaaatttaatttattataaaataatgtattaatatagtaacaaaaacaaattcaaaatgtaatcttccaaactcaaaTATAGTACTGTAATTTTCAAAGTTTActtgacaaaatataaattttgaaaataaatattcaaactcgaaatgataatatttcaaattttacaaaatattaagtcacagataataaagaataattttttgaaatgcaccacagaaaaaaaacaaactatatatattgtaaaaattaaagcaaccgaatattttgaaaatataattaaaaaaaaacttaatatcatagcatccaaaaaatatcttatatcaacaaaatttagtaaaataatatgatagatgctactatgtataaaatttactaaaataacaggctataatatttaaacaatttgTTTTTACTTAAATTCTGTAATATactaaactaatatatattaaagtatattttttaaacggAGCAggcaaatataaattatcttgagcatatttattttctataatataaattttaaaattttaaaatgtattataacaaaatgtataaattaaagaaaaaaaatattttgaaagagttttctatttgattatttcatattgttGTTTTATTGTATCTaactcaaaaaatatattagtaagaaataaacattaataacaaagtaaaatgtattaaaaatcactatatatgaataatgctgaataaaaaatataaacaataatattatagagttacataatatataatactaaattgaaaattttatatttaaaacatttgtaataatatctaactagattttgacccgcgctttcaaagcgcggatttatttttgtttttttttcaattaacaaatatttagtaaatgtcacattttcatatatttgtgttttattttataaaagacttaaaattttatctttatttatcgtatttcattttaaatgactatttatgttaaaaaaattaaactttatttttttaatgaattaagttggtataactctgataaattaattttattatggggttaatattttaattaaaaaattatatacttttaataaagatttatacttttcaataaaaaaattcaattatttttatgaatgcttaaattatattaagaaaagaaaaaaataataattaagaatagttgaaaaaaaaattatttgaacttggactcaatgggccaaaggaaaaaaaaaagtgagaattgaatctgattttttaataggcccaaatggcccaagagagatttgatttgggctggatccaaaaataatgacccaatatagatttgttattaatattacttaattgcccttaatgaaacatgcaatgttagtgaaggaaacatacccctaaggtaattatgacaataagatcctgctttaatagtatagatgcatttataaaatgaaaaaatattcacACGAACGTGCATgttaaaatctagtttataTTATGTTGGATTAAATTTGCGATTTTTGGTATGGTTTGAATTGGGGTGAGTTGAGTCATTGGATTAAACTCCTTAACACACATTCAGAGTTTTACTCAGATCATGTgaattaataaatgaaaactaaaaacaagaatctaaaattaaatttaaattttgatttttagtttctgaaactgaatttaaaatgaataaaaagttTAAAGAACGTTGCTAGAAAGATAAGAATGTGATCATAAAATGGATAATTCAAGCAAACAAATTAATGTATAGGAAAATTACAtggataataaatatataaaacaaacaaaatagatCATCGACACAAAGACGAGcaatattttctaaagaaatgtATAATGAAAAAATTCAAGCTTTTTGTGTCGCAGCCGCAGTAGTTTCTGGAGCCTTGGCCGGAGTTACAACCACTGGAGCCTCTGTGACCTTAGTGGATGGAGTTTCAGCTACTTGCACTGGGGCAACAACTTCTTTTTTGACCTCCTCCATTGGCTTCTTCTCTTCCACGGCTggcttcttctcctcttccaCGACTAGCTTCTTCTCTTCCACGGCTGGCTTCTTCTCCTCTACCGTGGATGGCttcttctcttccaccaccgccttcttctcctcttccaCGGCTGGCTTCTTCTCCTCGGCAGCAGCGGGGACAGGAACAAATGTCGGTTTaacctcttctttcttctcttcaactaTTTCTATCTCTTTTTCACTACTTGGAGTTCCCTCTTCTTTGAAAGGTTTATCAGTTTTCACGACTTCCTCCACAATTTTTACCTCTCGTGACTTTTCCACCGCCGGGAGAAACAAACATACTTTCTCAAATATGAATGTTACTGGTCCAGAACCGGTAGATGAAGGTTCACATGCAGCCTTTGATCCGGGAAATCctgaatttataaatcatataaaaggaaaattaaTGCATATCCTATATGAAATACTAACCTTTGTAATATACAATGTACTAATCTAATATTATTTGTCAATCATTATTTCAACCATGGATATTGTGACGTTTATAAGAGTGCTCATTTTTGATATGGTATCGGCTAATAACATGTAAGAACCAGCTATAACTATTTTGTGAATCATTCGTTCAACCATGGATGGACATTGTGACGTttattgatgttaggagttttcaaagCTCCTAAAACAAATGTtatagtataaatgattgtcgaaccagttctgagggataacaaagcactgagaatgcaagtactcacttaatctaagtgcaaccaatgatttagatgggttttaaactactactaatactagaaagcaataacagaatgatactttcttgactaaggaaaaagagaactcatgggcatagggattagaccttgggtgatcaagtatcgaactaaggatgacaaatgatcaatcaaactatcaaccttaagcctagacacaattctaagcaagctttatgtctagatgaatgctcatttgctaacatatctcaaacatcaaatgtctttggttgaataatatgaaagcaatcattactaacaagtctattagctatcttagcatctttaacaacaaatgtctttggcaaagtatactaaaagcctaggagagttgtctcaggcatttcatcaaacaccttttgggtggaaaatgtctattgatcaacttttgagtggccaactcagaagatgcattatgaatactctactagcaaggaacaagaatgatctacactaaaacatcctagaactaacctaatcacccttaatctccctaacccatgaattcaaaaggtgattactcattaatctccatgattcctcttaaaactcatattggatttcagattaatcatgtagagaaatagataagaaatcaacaagaacacaagatgaaagcaatgaaatctgataTATAAGCAACAccattaacaaaaataattcaaaaaattagGAACGAAAGATTCAGGTTTGTTATGCAGTGGAGCATAAAAATTCCTTAAGTTTTTATATCCATCGATGTCATCTTCTTTACTTGAGGTTCTCCTGTGAAAGAAATAAACACAATTATAAAAAGATACATACATGTCTTTTTGTAGCATGTTTGCCTTCAAGACTTTAGCCTTTCTAAAGAGTGACTAATTCTCAAGAGGCATGTGTGGTTCATACATAGCTCAGGGAAAGCACAAAAGTATTCTGTGAAAGTATATACTGGTAACTTTTGAAATCTCCGGTTGAAACCTTGTGTTTCTGAATTTCTGttcacaataaaatatttagataataGAAAATTAGTATCTCACAAATCCTAATCAGATACCAGCCAAAAGCAGAGAAACAGCAtgagatgcaaaaaaaaaaaatacgggTATGACAAACCTGCAAATGTTTATATGATAAACGGCAAAGCAAGTGTTATGAAGAGTTGTATAACAGCTTTACACATGTTTCCTACGGTGGAATAAAGAAATCAAGAGATCTAATCTTCACAGTCAACTGTTGCAATCCGTCACCACTTCACCTAAATCCACAAAAACATTAGAAATGATAATTAATCAGACAAAATCGTGAGACAGACCACCAAACCTGCTATTGTAGGTGTCGCCAAGACATCGACTTCAGGGTTTGTGCCGGCTTCAAGAGAGATCTCCATCACAGGCATGTCAGTTAAAAGAGGCTTCTCCGCATCCATAGTTTGCGGATGAGGAATCAAACTCCGACTCTCCAGATTTCAATCAGCATCCGAAACCGTTCTTTGATTATCAACCGGAACCTCGCTCGCCGACGAAGTCCCCGCCGGTTCTGCCGCTGCCACCTAggttataaaaaacaaaaattagatttgaaaccaaaagaaaaagaaactcaGATTAGGACAAGAACTAATATACAGATTCAATAGCGGCATCGATCTTGACTTTAGATCGCTTGATAGGGTGTGGAGACGATGAAGACGGTTCacgggatgaagaagaagaacataaacatatttatttaataaccAAATCGAACGTGATAACCAAACCGGACATGAACGTGGGACCCATAAATAAAAGTCATGTCGACGTGGACAGCTTTAGAGGGAGAGAAACTCAACTGTTATAATATAGCTagatagatatatttttttcaaaccaTCCAATAGCGCCAAGATTTTAATGTCTCCTAGCGGTGGTGTAATCCATCATCCTCCCTTTCCTTTATGATGTCCTTTGACCCTTATCACAAACATTCATGTATCAGTAAAATTTTAAACGCCCTCGATAAAGATGAAGTCGCAGTCATAATGGAGTCTCCAAAAAACCTATAGCTTCTTAAATCTTCATCTTTTCCTTCCATATTATTAAAACACCTCTGTTCTAGTCTTGATTTCCCCCACAAGTTGGCAAACTCTTAAGATGAAGACCTGAAAGCTGTGATTGTTGACAGGCCCTGCATTGTGCCACATAATCCCAAGCAGTCGGAATCCACCGTCACTGCAGTTCTTCTAATCCAAGCACATGAGGTTGCAGGTGTCGACGTATGCAAATGCATAATGACAGCAGCGTCCTTGATGCTGAGGTTGAGAGGCTAGCCGTTATGATTTACCGAGAGCGGGTTGCGGTCCTCTGAATTCATGTTCTTTCTTCTGCTATTTTGGCTTTTTGGGTGTTTTTAGTTGTTTGTATACCCGAACTTTTATGGACAGAACTTAGGGTGACTCCTTAAGGTGAACCTTTAAAGTCACCCTACCATTTAGGACCAATCAAATTTtcacataaattattaattaaaaaatattaaattaaataaaaaatagctacaaaaaataaaaaaaacgctaattttaacgacgctaacgcttccagcgaaacactaaaccctaaattttaaattctaaaccttataccctaaattctaaacccaaatccaaatctctaaacccaaaccctataccctaaaccctaatcctagaccctaaacccaaaccctataccctaaaccataatcctagatcctaaacctaaatttagggtttgagtttagggtttaccgtttgggttttaggtctaggatttgggtttagggtataggttttgggtttaggatttacggtttgggtttaggatttactgTTTGGACGTATGGttaaagttttgggtttagggtatataattt is a genomic window of Brassica napus cultivar Da-Ae chromosome A2, Da-Ae, whole genome shotgun sequence containing:
- the LOC106434018 gene encoding uncharacterized protein LOC106434018, yielding MDSQEEVEWCDKEKTNGNDVRFSLVDFVKEGQHFISKTLLKAAFEICAMKHNFDYNLVKSDKKMWYIRCADDDCSWRVRAEGLPGSSYFIIKKYVPHHSCAASKRKGSVRTASAKTIGTLVMHMYETAKEGPRSNDIVQYMRSEHGLEISYSLAWDAREYAINKVKGLPEEGYEKIPKYLHMMREANPGSHTSYERDSEGRFRFLFISFGQSLRGFYVAIRKVIVVDGTFLKSKYKGVLLVATALDGNSNLYPIAFGVVDSENDLAWNWFMRQLNAVIADEHSLAFVSDRNSSIAKAIANVYPQAHHGICIHHLLNNVVTYFSGKGVAGLVAKASKAYRAADFRKLFTAIYSISPEIGNYLIEADVRKWARCQFPGYRYDINTTNPAESINSALRTPREFPVIPLMDSIREMMTRWFFQRRTLSYKHSKPLTIAVEKKIDRRIEKGKKFKVFPISDDRFLVQGDTFDCMVDLVRRTCSCGKFDLMKIPCRHAIKAGFSVGIQAHTLTDDIYTTASWRTAYEESINPIGVPEDAWTVPSHVEQTKVLPPESRRAAGRRKKRRYETAEDKIRSSQGNQGSKGRKCSRCGIRGHDRRTCDRAI
- the LOC111203133 gene encoding plasma membrane-associated cation-binding protein 2-like, which gives rise to MDAEKPLLTDMPVMEISLEAGTNPEVDVLATPTIAGFPGSKAACEPSSTGSGPVTFIFEKVCLFLPAVEKSREVKIVEEVVKTDKPFKEEGTPSSEKEIEIVEEKKEEVKPTFVPVPAAAEEKKPAVEEEKKAVVEEKKPSTVEEKKPAVEEKKLVVEEEKKPAVEEKKPMEEVKKEVVAPVQVAETPSTKVTEAPVVVTPAKAPETTAAATQKA